The following proteins are co-located in the Mus caroli chromosome 7, CAROLI_EIJ_v1.1, whole genome shotgun sequence genome:
- the Mesp2 gene encoding mesoderm posterior protein 2: MAQSPPPQSLQGLDHWVFSQGWGWAQQSDSTSPASSSDSSGSCPCYVTRRSSEPAGAARSARTTQAVPTAPRRARPAPAGGQRQSASEREKLRMRTLARALQELRRFLPPSVAPAGQSLTKIETLRLAIRYIGHLSALLGLSEDSLRRRRRRSADAAFSHRCPQCPDGSSPSQAQMLGPGLGSAMSSGVSWGCPPACPGPLISPENLGSRISNVDPWVTPPYCPQIQSPLHQSLERAVNTSHWAPPQACPGMQMSPEPRNKTGHWTQSTEPAELTKVYQSLSVSPEPCLSLGSPLLLPRPSCQRLQPQPQWSCWGHDAEVLSTSEDQGSSPALQLPMASPTPSSGLQLSGCPELWQEDLEGPPLNIFY; the protein is encoded by the exons ATGGCCCAGTCGCCTCCTCCTCAGAGCCTCCAGGGTCTTGACCACTGGGTCTTctcccagggctggggctgggctcaGCAATCGGACTCTACGTCTCCGGCCTCGTCCTCAGATTCGTCCGGTTCCTGCCCTTGCTACGTCACCCGTCGGTCCTCGGAGCCCGCGGGCGCGGCCCGCAGCGCGCGCACTACCCAGGCCGTCCCGACGGCGCCCCGACGAGCGCGCCCCGCACCGGCAGGCGGACAGCGGCAGAGCGCCAGCGAGCGCGAGAAGCTGCGCATGCGCACACTCGCCCGCGCACTGCAAGAACTGCGCCGCTTCTTGCCGCCGTCGGTGGCACCTGCAGGCCAGAGCCTGACCAAGATCGAGACGCTGCGCCTGGCCATCCGCTACATCGGCCACCTGTCGGCCCTGCTGGGCCTCAGCGAGGACAGTTTGCGGCGCAGGCGCCGACGGAGTGCGGACGCCGCGTTCTCTCACCGATGCCCTCAGTGCCCCGACGGTAGCAGCCCCTCACAGGCTCAGATGCTTGGTCCTGGCCTGGGATCAGCCATGAGTAGTGGGGTATCTTGGGGTTGCCCGCCTGCTTGTCCTGGACCTCTGATTTCACCTGAAAACCTTGGGAGCAGGATCTCCAACGTGGATCCCTGGGTGACACCTCCTTATTGTCCCCAAATACAGTCACCCTTACACCAGTCCCTAGAAAGAGCGGTTAATACCTCCCACTGGGCACCACCCCAAGCATGTCCTGGCATGCAGATGTCCCCAGAGCCTAGGAACAAGACTGGACACTGGACCCAATCCACTGAACCTGCAGAGCTGACTAAAGTGTATCAG AGTCTTTCTGTGTCTCCAGAACCCTGCCTGTCCCTGGGAAGCCCACTTCTCCTGCCCCGCCCATCATGCCAGAGActacagcctcagcctcagtggAGCTGCTGGGGCCACGATGCAGAGGTGCTCTCCACCTCTGAGGATCAGGGTTCCAGCCCTGCCCTCCAGCTTCCTAtggccagccccacccccagctcaggCCTGCAGCTCAGTGGCTGTCCTGAACTTTGGCAGGAAGACCTGGAAGGACCCCCACTGAATATTTTCTACTAA
- the Mesp1 gene encoding mesoderm posterior protein 1: protein MAQPLCEPRSESWILSPAGRQPPMPSDGNSVCSPVWSSDSWDGAQASSPAPPCARPARRAGTPGRRGTHGSRLGSGQRQSASEREKLRMRTLARALHELRRFLPPSVAPTGQNLTKIETLRLAIRYIGHLSAVLGLSEDNLRRQQHAVSPRGCPLCPDSDLAQSQSQSLGPRLSPAVCSGVSWGSPPAYPRPRVAAESWDPSFLYTETASQERQEMEPSPSSPLFSSDMLALLETWTPQEWPPA from the exons ATGGCCCAGCCCCTATGCGAGCCGCGCTCCGAGTCCTGGATCCTGAGTCCCGCTGGTCGGCAGCCACCGATGCCTTCCGATGGGAACAGCGTCTGCTCCCCAGTCTGGTCCTCGGACTCCTGGGACGGTGCCCAAGCCAGCAGCCCCGCACCACCCTGCGCCCGCCCGGCCCGGCGTGCTGGGACCCCGGGTAGGCGCGGGACGCACGGTAGCCGCCTGGGTAGCGGACAGCGGCAGAGCGCCAGCGAGCGGGAGAAGCTACGTATGCGCACACTCGCCCGCGCGCTGCACGAGCTGCGCCGCTTCTTGCCGCCATCTGTGGCACCAACCGGCCAGAACCTGACCAAGATCGAGACGCTGCGCTTGGCCATCCGATACATCGGCCACCTGTCGGCTGTGCTGGGACTCAGCGAGGACAACCTCCGGCGACAGCAGCACGCCGTGTCACCTCGAGGTTGCCCGCTGTGCCCCGACAGCGACCTGGCGCAGTCGCAGTCGCAGTCGCTCGGTCCCCGTTTAAGCCCGGCCGTCTGCAGCGGGGTGTCGTGGGGGTCCCCGCCTGCCTACCCTAGACCCCGAGTCGCCGCAGAATCGTGGGACCCATCGTTCCTGTACACAGAAACAGCATCCCAGGAAAGGCAGGAGATGGAGCCCAGTCCCTCGTCTCCG CTCTTTAGCAGCGACATGCTGGCTCTTCTAGAAACCTGGACACCGCAGGAGTGGCCGCCTGCCTGA